A single Streptomyces mirabilis DNA region contains:
- the nadD gene encoding nicotinate-nucleotide adenylyltransferase produces MGGTFDPIHHGHLVAASEVAAQFHLDEVVFVPTGQPWQKSDRKVSPAEDRYLMTVIATAENPQFSVSRIDIDRGGPTYTTDTLRDLRALNPDTDLFFITGADALGQILTWRYAEELFSLAHFIGVTRPGHTLTDPGLPEGGVSLVEVPALAISSTDCRARVAKGDPVWYLVPDGVVRYIDKRELYRGE; encoded by the coding sequence ATGGGCGGAACGTTCGACCCGATCCACCACGGGCACCTCGTGGCGGCCAGCGAGGTCGCCGCGCAGTTCCACCTCGACGAGGTGGTGTTCGTACCGACCGGGCAACCGTGGCAGAAGTCCGACCGGAAGGTCTCACCGGCCGAGGACCGCTATCTGATGACGGTCATCGCCACCGCCGAGAACCCGCAGTTCTCGGTGAGCCGCATCGACATCGACCGCGGCGGCCCGACCTACACCACGGACACCCTGCGCGACCTGCGCGCTCTCAACCCCGACACCGATCTCTTCTTCATCACCGGTGCCGACGCGCTCGGCCAGATCCTCACTTGGCGGTACGCGGAGGAGCTGTTCTCCCTCGCGCACTTCATCGGAGTCACCCGACCCGGTCACACCTTGACCGACCCGGGCCTGCCCGAGGGTGGCGTCTCGCTGGTCGAGGTTCCCGCGCTGGCCATCTCCTCCACAGACTGCCGTGCGAGAGTCGCCAAGGGCGACCCCGTCTGGTATCTGGTGCCGGACGGTGTGGTGCGCTACATCGACAAGCGCGAGCTGTACCGCGGCGAGTGA
- a CDS encoding LCP family protein, with product MNDRYDGYADGDQYELVGYDEFGQPVYRQVPRQQPQRGYDPYAQPQQPQQHQGYGYDPYATGAGGYDTGQQQPVSSYDTGQQTAVPGYDPYDPYGSGASGTTTSYDPYGQTAQTTQSAHTGQTGQAGQVGQTGRAGQPGQSRSGTGAAGRSTGQQPRVAEQTAYIPQQARHSEENEPRADRDYRTEQFAFVEEQEAEPEDVIDWLNFTENRTERREEAKRRARSRVVALTVVLALVVVGGVGYLWYAGKLPGTSSGGKSAATTATGAQNRDVIVVHLHNTKGGGTSTALLVDNTTTKQGTTVLLPNTLALTDDSGSTTTLAKSVGDDGSSGTRDAIDTVLGTNIQGTWRLDTPYLNNLVDLVGNIDLTTNADVPNPDAKKKGEAPLVKKGENQTLSGKMAVDYATYRASGEAQNAQLERFGQVMQGVLRKLSSDKQAATTTVQTLAQILDPSLTDQDLGAFLAKLADLAKGGDYKTALLPVQQDGTLSESATNSVVKDVLGGTAKSPAADAAVRVGIKNATGNKDATEKARVVLVNGGYTFLDSGTGATAQSVSQITYADAARKNDAIEVAKTLGLPTSIVKKGSGSSNADVSVVLGQDYKVTTSTG from the coding sequence GTGAACGACCGATACGACGGATACGCGGACGGCGACCAGTACGAGCTCGTCGGCTACGACGAGTTCGGGCAGCCTGTATACCGGCAGGTGCCGCGCCAGCAGCCCCAGCGGGGCTACGACCCGTACGCACAGCCGCAGCAGCCCCAGCAGCACCAGGGCTACGGCTACGACCCCTACGCGACCGGCGCGGGGGGCTACGACACAGGTCAGCAGCAGCCCGTGTCCTCGTACGACACCGGTCAGCAGACCGCGGTCCCCGGCTACGACCCCTACGACCCGTACGGATCCGGCGCGTCCGGGACGACAACGTCGTACGACCCCTACGGGCAGACGGCGCAGACGACGCAGTCGGCGCACACGGGTCAGACCGGGCAGGCTGGTCAGGTCGGGCAGACGGGGCGGGCCGGGCAACCGGGCCAGTCCCGGAGCGGCACCGGCGCCGCGGGCAGGAGCACCGGGCAGCAGCCGCGGGTGGCCGAGCAGACTGCCTACATCCCGCAGCAGGCGCGCCACTCGGAGGAGAACGAGCCCCGGGCCGACCGGGACTACCGCACCGAGCAGTTCGCCTTCGTCGAGGAGCAGGAAGCCGAGCCCGAAGACGTCATCGACTGGCTCAACTTCACCGAGAACCGCACCGAGCGCCGCGAGGAGGCCAAGCGCCGCGCCCGCAGCAGGGTCGTCGCTCTGACCGTGGTGCTCGCCCTGGTCGTGGTCGGCGGCGTCGGCTACCTCTGGTACGCGGGGAAGCTGCCCGGCACCTCCTCCGGCGGCAAGTCCGCCGCGACGACGGCCACGGGTGCCCAGAACCGCGATGTGATCGTCGTCCACCTGCACAACACGAAGGGCGGCGGCACCTCCACGGCGCTGCTCGTCGACAACACCACCACCAAGCAGGGCACCACCGTCCTGCTGCCCAACACCCTTGCCCTGACGGACGACAGCGGCTCGACGACCACGCTCGCCAAGTCGGTCGGCGACGACGGCTCCTCCGGGACCCGGGACGCGATCGACACGGTGCTCGGGACCAACATCCAGGGCACCTGGCGCCTCGACACCCCCTACCTCAACAACCTCGTCGACCTCGTCGGCAACATCGACCTCACCACCAACGCCGATGTGCCGAACCCCGATGCGAAGAAGAAGGGCGAGGCGCCCCTCGTGAAGAAGGGCGAGAACCAGACCCTCAGCGGCAAGATGGCCGTCGACTACGCCACCTACCGGGCCTCCGGCGAAGCCCAGAACGCACAGTTGGAGCGGTTCGGACAGGTCATGCAGGGCGTGCTGCGCAAGCTGTCCTCGGACAAGCAGGCCGCGACCACCACCGTGCAGACCCTGGCGCAGATCCTCGACCCCTCGCTGACCGACCAGGACCTCGGCGCCTTCCTCGCCAAGCTTGCCGACCTCGCCAAGGGCGGCGACTACAAGACGGCGCTGTTGCCCGTGCAGCAGGACGGCACCCTGAGCGAGAGCGCCACCAACAGCGTGGTCAAGGACGTCCTCGGCGGCACCGCCAAGAGTCCCGCCGCCGACGCCGCCGTCCGTGTCGGCATCAAGAACGCCACCGGGAACAAGGACGCCACCGAGAAGGCCCGCGTCGTCCTGGTCAACGGCGGCTACACCTTCCTGGACTCCGGCACCGGCGCCACCGCGCAGAGCGTGTCCCAGATCACGTACGCCGATGCCGCCAGGAAGAACGACGCCATCGAGGTCGCGAAGACCCTCGGCCTGCCCACCAGCATCGTGAAGAAGGGCAGTGGCTCGTCCAACGCGGACGTCTCGGTGGTCCTCGGCCAGGACTACAAGGTGACCACCTCCACCGGGTGA
- the rsfS gene encoding ribosome silencing factor: MTATDRSIELITTAAQAAADKLAHDIIAYDVSDVLSITDAFLLASAPNDRQVKSIVDEIEERLNKELGAKPVRREGDREARWVLLDYVDIVVHVQHSEERVFYALERLWKDCPELDLPADAKATRGKAAEHAKLQAEEDSAELGELR, translated from the coding sequence GTGACCGCCACGGACCGCTCCATCGAGCTCATCACCACCGCCGCGCAGGCGGCCGCCGACAAGCTCGCGCACGACATCATCGCCTACGACGTCAGCGACGTTCTCTCGATCACCGACGCCTTCCTGCTGGCGTCCGCCCCCAACGACCGCCAGGTCAAGTCGATCGTCGACGAGATCGAGGAGCGGCTGAACAAGGAGCTCGGTGCCAAGCCGGTGCGCCGCGAGGGCGACCGCGAGGCCCGCTGGGTGCTGCTCGACTACGTCGACATCGTGGTGCACGTGCAGCACAGTGAGGAGCGTGTCTTCTACGCTCTGGAGCGGCTGTGGAAGGACTGCCCGGAGCTTGACCTGCCCGCCGACGCCAAGGCCACCCGCGGCAAGGCCGCCGAGCACGCCAAGCTGCAGGCCGAGGAGGACTCCGCCGAACTCGGGGAGCTGCGGTGA
- a CDS encoding histidine phosphatase family protein, producing MILWRHGQTSWNVDRRFQGTTDVELTEAGLGQARRAARLLASLKPDAIVASDLQRAANTAAELSTLTSIDVIHDEGLRETYAGVWQGLTHEEIIAQYGDEYAAWKRGEPVRRGGGELETEVADRAAPVVLCHADKLPEDGTLVVVSHGGTIRTTIGRLLGLESRHWESLGGLSNCCWSVLGEGARGWRLLEHNAGTLPEPVLGDDD from the coding sequence ATCATTCTGTGGCGGCACGGCCAGACGTCCTGGAACGTGGATCGCCGCTTCCAGGGCACCACGGACGTCGAGCTCACCGAGGCGGGCCTCGGCCAGGCCCGCCGCGCCGCCCGGTTGCTCGCCTCGCTGAAGCCCGACGCGATCGTCGCCTCGGACCTCCAGCGCGCCGCGAACACGGCCGCCGAGCTGTCCACGCTCACCAGCATCGACGTCATCCACGACGAGGGCCTGCGCGAGACCTACGCGGGCGTCTGGCAGGGGCTGACGCACGAGGAGATCATCGCCCAGTACGGCGACGAGTACGCCGCCTGGAAGCGTGGTGAGCCGGTGCGCCGCGGTGGTGGCGAACTGGAGACCGAGGTCGCCGACCGCGCCGCCCCCGTGGTGCTGTGCCACGCCGACAAGCTCCCCGAGGACGGCACCCTCGTGGTGGTCAGCCACGGCGGCACCATCCGCACCACCATCGGGCGCCTGCTCGGCCTGGAGTCCCGGCACTGGGAGAGCCTCGGCGGCCTCTCCAACTGCTGCTGGTCCGTCCTCGGAGAAGGCGCGCGGGGCTGGCGGCTGCTCGAGCACAACGCCGGCACACTGCCGGAGCCGGTGCTCGGCGACGACGACTGA
- a CDS encoding helix-turn-helix transcriptional regulator, with amino-acid sequence MNTTQRRRPELAGFLRGRRARVTPADVGMPPGFRRRTPGLRREEVAQLSGVGVTWYTWLEQGRPINASPQVLDAVARTLRLDQTEREHLYHLAEVPYESEPELPAQTVSAEIQGIIDALDPRPAAVYNSRYDILAANPPYRDLFFVPQTLDIGVPNVLWTLFTVPEPGCPVVFRDSELPLMVATLRSAYGRHVGEPAWEDYIRGLSAASPRFAELWAGGDVLPPGPRVKTFRHEAVGELRMTSVSLSIDGMPECRIVAYTPDDEKARKGLAVLRERRERLWPPSLEAATASLGPVSPMSPTSWGT; translated from the coding sequence ATGAACACGACACAGCGTCGCAGGCCGGAGCTGGCCGGCTTTCTGCGCGGCCGGCGGGCGCGGGTGACACCCGCCGACGTGGGGATGCCCCCGGGCTTCCGGCGCCGTACGCCGGGGCTGCGCCGCGAAGAGGTCGCGCAGCTCTCCGGGGTCGGTGTGACCTGGTACACATGGCTGGAGCAGGGCCGCCCCATCAACGCCTCTCCTCAGGTCCTGGACGCGGTGGCGCGCACCCTGCGCCTGGACCAGACCGAGCGGGAGCATCTGTACCACTTGGCCGAAGTGCCCTACGAGTCCGAGCCGGAGCTCCCCGCGCAGACCGTGAGCGCGGAGATCCAGGGCATCATCGACGCCCTCGATCCGCGCCCGGCGGCGGTCTACAACTCGCGGTACGACATCCTGGCCGCCAACCCCCCCTACCGGGACCTGTTCTTCGTGCCACAGACGCTCGACATCGGCGTTCCCAACGTGCTGTGGACCCTGTTCACCGTGCCCGAGCCCGGCTGCCCCGTGGTGTTCCGGGACAGCGAACTGCCGTTGATGGTGGCGACGCTGCGCTCCGCGTACGGCAGACATGTCGGCGAGCCCGCCTGGGAGGACTACATACGCGGGCTGTCGGCCGCCAGCCCGCGCTTCGCCGAGTTGTGGGCGGGCGGGGACGTCCTCCCGCCGGGACCGCGTGTGAAGACGTTCCGCCATGAGGCGGTGGGCGAGCTGCGGATGACCTCGGTGTCACTGTCCATCGACGGGATGCCGGAGTGCCGGATCGTCGCCTACACCCCGGACGACGAGAAGGCGCGCAAGGGGCTGGCGGTTCTGCGCGAGCGGCGGGAGCGGTTGTGGCCACCGTCACTCGAAGCGGCCACTGCATCCCTGGGACCGGTGTCGCCCATGTCACCGACATCCTGGGGGACATGA
- a CDS encoding MFS transporter, protein MTTTTPAGPGAAADSSPATSKAPGTDNRPGRLLAAVLTAQFMALLDVFIVNVAVPTIGSELHASGAGMQLVVAGYSIAYAVLLITGARLGDLLGHRRVHLAGLALFTAASLACGLARGTGELIAFRLVQGAGAAVMIPQVLSLIQRHFTGEARARALGAYSAVVATGAAAGQVLGGVLVSADLFGTGWRPVFLVNVPVGLVLLAVGHRVLPRDAAGAVERSRGLDLPGLVLLGAAVSLLTVPLVLGQEEGWPLWSWLSLGAAAVLFTLLCLYESRLARRGGAPLISPRVLRHPGMGLAVFRLLAVMAVNAGFLFALTLHVQGGLGYSALRAGLTFAPTAVVFGLVGLTWRNWPTALQRVLIPTGFVIAAVSVAGVGTVLKGGGDGGPWLYVAFAGVGTGLALGFSPTLTRALATVRPEDAADASGLLATVAQLGQLIGVAAFGTLFLNRLESLGAPGAYTSADALLMCTYALAATATSGAVSGLVRRRR, encoded by the coding sequence ATGACGACGACAACCCCCGCGGGCCCAGGTGCCGCAGCGGATTCAAGTCCTGCGACCAGTAAAGCCCCCGGCACTGACAATCGCCCCGGACGGCTGCTCGCGGCCGTGCTCACAGCCCAGTTCATGGCGCTGCTCGACGTTTTCATCGTGAACGTCGCCGTGCCCACGATCGGTTCCGAACTCCACGCGTCCGGCGCCGGAATGCAGTTGGTGGTCGCCGGATACTCCATCGCGTACGCCGTACTGCTGATCACCGGCGCGCGCCTCGGCGACCTGCTCGGTCACCGTCGCGTCCACCTCGCCGGACTCGCGCTGTTCACCGCGGCCTCGCTGGCGTGCGGACTCGCACGGGGAACCGGGGAGTTGATCGCCTTCCGGCTGGTGCAGGGCGCAGGTGCGGCCGTGATGATCCCGCAGGTGCTCAGCCTGATCCAGCGCCACTTCACCGGCGAGGCCCGGGCCCGTGCCCTCGGCGCGTACTCCGCCGTCGTCGCGACGGGTGCCGCGGCCGGACAGGTGCTGGGCGGTGTCCTGGTCAGCGCCGACCTGTTCGGCACCGGCTGGCGGCCGGTGTTCCTCGTCAACGTGCCCGTGGGCCTCGTACTCCTGGCCGTCGGCCACCGCGTCCTGCCACGGGACGCCGCGGGAGCCGTGGAGCGCTCACGCGGCCTCGACCTGCCGGGCCTCGTCCTGCTCGGCGCCGCCGTGTCGCTGCTCACCGTGCCGCTCGTGCTCGGTCAGGAGGAGGGCTGGCCGCTGTGGTCCTGGCTGTCGCTCGGCGCGGCCGCGGTCCTCTTCACCCTTCTCTGTCTGTACGAGTCCCGGCTCGCCCGGCGGGGTGGAGCGCCGCTGATCTCACCCCGGGTGCTGCGCCACCCCGGCATGGGTCTCGCGGTCTTCCGCCTGCTCGCGGTGATGGCGGTCAACGCGGGCTTCCTGTTCGCTCTGACCCTGCACGTTCAGGGCGGGCTCGGGTACAGCGCGCTGCGCGCCGGACTCACCTTCGCGCCGACCGCGGTGGTCTTCGGCCTGGTCGGTCTGACCTGGCGCAACTGGCCGACCGCTCTGCAACGTGTCCTGATCCCCACCGGCTTCGTCATCGCCGCCGTGTCCGTCGCCGGCGTCGGAACCGTGCTGAAGGGCGGGGGCGACGGCGGTCCCTGGCTGTATGTGGCGTTCGCAGGCGTGGGGACCGGCCTCGCGCTGGGCTTCAGTCCCACGCTGACCAGGGCTCTGGCCACGGTACGGCCCGAGGACGCGGCGGACGCGAGTGGACTGCTCGCGACGGTCGCCCAGCTCGGTCAGCTGATCGGTGTCGCGGCCTTTGGCACACTCTTCTTGAACCGACTTGAGTCACTTGGGGCTCCGGGGGCGTATACCTCTGCGGACGCGCTCCTCATGTGCACGTATGCGCTGGCCGCGACGGCCACGTCGGGTGCCGTGTCCGGACTGGTACGAAGGCGTCGCTGA
- a CDS encoding glycosyltransferase 87 family protein, which produces MTVIALPRVRRSAPVALGACLLSFAAFWWAQRAAHVSMIDLMVYRAEGETVRAGGDLYALRTTEAHLPTTYPPFAALLFTPLTLLDTSAMRTLATAGNLALLVVFVTLSLRLVDHARVESVWWASAAAVWCEPVWTTVRYGQINLLLGVLVLWDLTRRPWHRWAGVGIGLAAAIKLTPALFAVFLLVTGAVTYARRSPGGPWLRHARGAGVTFAGATLLATSALPYDSWRFWSRMVFETGRVGLVEDTANQSLRGVLARLLHTTQPGFWWVAAAAVTGSLGLGVAVAAELRGRRDWAVTVCAVTALLISPVSWSHHWVWCVPMVLILGTRGRAAAVGAAPVTAIGTALVFCSYALWWVPHGPGRLELQQTGAQLTLSALYEGAGLVFLTLIGVRLWRTNRTV; this is translated from the coding sequence GTGACCGTGATCGCGCTCCCCCGTGTCCGCCGCAGTGCGCCCGTCGCCCTGGGGGCGTGCCTGTTGTCCTTCGCCGCCTTCTGGTGGGCGCAGCGGGCCGCGCACGTGTCGATGATCGACCTGATGGTGTACCGGGCGGAGGGCGAGACCGTCCGCGCGGGCGGCGACCTCTACGCGCTGCGTACGACCGAGGCCCATCTGCCGACCACCTACCCGCCGTTCGCGGCGCTGCTGTTCACACCGCTGACTCTGCTGGACACGTCGGCCATGCGGACCCTGGCGACGGCCGGAAATCTGGCCCTTCTTGTGGTGTTCGTGACCCTCTCGCTACGGCTCGTCGACCACGCGCGCGTGGAGAGCGTCTGGTGGGCTTCCGCGGCGGCCGTGTGGTGCGAGCCGGTGTGGACGACCGTGCGGTACGGGCAGATCAATCTGCTGCTCGGAGTACTGGTGCTGTGGGACCTGACGCGGCGGCCCTGGCACCGCTGGGCCGGAGTGGGCATCGGACTCGCGGCGGCGATCAAGCTGACACCGGCGCTCTTCGCGGTGTTCCTGCTGGTCACCGGTGCCGTGACATACGCACGGCGGAGCCCCGGAGGCCCCTGGCTGCGGCACGCGCGCGGGGCGGGCGTCACGTTCGCCGGGGCAACCCTGCTGGCGACCTCCGCCCTGCCGTACGACTCGTGGCGCTTCTGGAGCCGCATGGTCTTCGAGACAGGCCGGGTCGGGCTCGTGGAGGACACCGCGAACCAGTCGCTGCGCGGGGTACTGGCCCGGCTGCTGCACACCACTCAGCCGGGCTTCTGGTGGGTCGCCGCGGCGGCCGTGACGGGCTCCCTGGGCCTCGGGGTCGCCGTGGCGGCGGAGCTGCGCGGGCGGCGCGACTGGGCGGTGACCGTCTGCGCGGTCACGGCACTGCTGATCAGTCCGGTGTCATGGTCGCACCACTGGGTGTGGTGCGTGCCGATGGTGCTGATCCTCGGCACGCGCGGCCGGGCGGCCGCCGTCGGTGCGGCGCCGGTGACCGCCATCGGTACGGCGCTGGTCTTCTGCTCGTACGCGCTGTGGTGGGTGCCACACGGCCCGGGACGGCTCGAACTGCAACAGACGGGCGCCCAGTTGACGTTGTCGGCCCTCTACGAAGGAGCCGGTCTCGTCTTCCTGACCCTGATCGGGGTCAGGCTGTGGCGAACGAATAGAACCGTTTGA
- a CDS encoding NADH-quinone oxidoreductase subunit NuoF family protein → MNEALPDVPEVRVVGLPQLTSGFDLVERLDLPMHLKVHGPLEPMGGEQLAGLAEAIGLKGRGGAGFPFAKKLRSVAESAISKGIRPVVVVNGSEDEPACRKDTVLINRAPHLILDGALLAAEAMGARTLVIGVTRESTQRSMEAALAERGLSDRRGSPLRARVQRNPVRMVTGAAASLIRSIDGGPAVPPGRKISASQSGVGGAPTLLSNAETYAQLAIAARIGPDRYRNTGLYDEPGTVMLTISGAVARPMVIEVPTGVPLRYVLQLAGAPPMPQGVLTGGYHGKWLDAATVNEAIVSRNSLDAVGGALGAGAILPITQETCPLGESLRVAQWLAEESAGQCGPCYLGLPAAARGLEDILNGGGPAALEAVKQVAKAVKRRGACSHPDGSAMFIESTIKAFTDDLAAHVLGNGCGRPVEGVLPLFEGGQLPTGIPGGQAVEEAGPSRQKIYVDWTLCRGHGLCADILPEVFELGADGFPTVAQAQVPRYAEAKALRAVRRCPALALRIEEDTRSSAPARNNLPVLSQRRGRRALGSGR, encoded by the coding sequence GTGAACGAGGCCCTGCCCGACGTCCCGGAGGTCCGCGTCGTCGGACTTCCGCAGCTCACGTCGGGCTTCGACCTGGTTGAACGGCTCGATCTGCCCATGCACCTCAAGGTGCACGGGCCGCTCGAGCCGATGGGCGGTGAACAGCTCGCGGGCCTCGCCGAGGCCATCGGACTGAAGGGCCGCGGCGGCGCGGGCTTCCCCTTCGCCAAGAAACTGCGCTCGGTCGCCGAGTCGGCCATCAGCAAGGGCATCCGACCCGTCGTGGTCGTCAACGGAAGTGAGGACGAACCCGCCTGCCGCAAGGACACGGTGCTCATCAACCGTGCCCCGCACCTCATCCTGGACGGCGCCCTGCTGGCCGCGGAGGCCATGGGCGCGCGCACCCTGGTCATCGGGGTGACCCGTGAGTCGACCCAGCGGTCCATGGAGGCCGCGCTGGCCGAGCGCGGCCTGAGCGACCGGCGCGGATCGCCGCTCCGCGCGCGCGTGCAGCGCAATCCGGTGCGGATGGTGACCGGAGCGGCCGCTTCGCTCATCCGCTCCATCGACGGAGGCCCGGCCGTCCCACCGGGCCGCAAGATCAGCGCGTCGCAGAGCGGCGTCGGCGGCGCGCCCACCCTGCTGTCGAACGCCGAGACGTACGCGCAGCTGGCCATCGCCGCCCGTATCGGCCCCGACCGCTACCGCAACACCGGTCTGTACGACGAGCCCGGCACCGTCATGCTCACCATCTCCGGCGCGGTCGCCCGCCCCATGGTGATCGAGGTCCCCACCGGCGTGCCGCTGCGCTACGTGCTCCAGCTGGCCGGCGCCCCGCCGATGCCGCAGGGCGTACTGACCGGCGGCTACCACGGCAAGTGGCTGGACGCGGCGACGGTCAACGAGGCGATCGTCTCGCGCAACTCCCTGGACGCGGTGGGCGGCGCGCTCGGCGCCGGCGCGATCCTCCCGATCACCCAGGAGACGTGCCCGCTGGGCGAGTCGCTCCGGGTGGCCCAGTGGCTGGCCGAGGAGAGCGCGGGACAGTGCGGTCCCTGCTATCTCGGCCTGCCCGCCGCGGCGCGCGGCCTGGAGGACATCCTCAACGGCGGCGGTCCGGCCGCCCTGGAGGCCGTGAAGCAGGTCGCCAAGGCCGTGAAGAGACGCGGCGCCTGCTCGCACCCCGACGGCTCGGCGATGTTCATCGAGTCGACCATCAAGGCGTTCACGGACGACCTGGCCGCCCATGTCCTCGGCAATGGCTGCGGAAGGCCCGTGGAGGGCGTTCTGCCGCTCTTCGAGGGCGGTCAGCTCCCCACCGGCATCCCCGGCGGCCAGGCGGTCGAGGAGGCGGGTCCCAGCCGCCAGAAGATCTACGTCGACTGGACCCTGTGCCGCGGTCACGGCCTGTGCGCGGACATCCTTCCCGAGGTCTTCGAACTGGGCGCCGACGGCTTCCCCACCGTCGCGCAGGCCCAGGTGCCCCGGTACGCGGAGGCGAAGGCGCTGCGGGCCGTACGCCGCTGCCCGGCGCTCGCCCTGCGCATCGAGGAGGACACCCGCTCCTCCGCCCCGGCACGCAACAACCTGCCGGTCCTCTCCCAGCGTCGTGGTCGTCGGGCGCTCGGCAGCGGCCGCTGA
- a CDS encoding cytochrome b/b6 domain-containing protein, translating to MNPRRSGSTLPRPGRSAYGVATAAVLLLIPVVVLAGGNRVQDFLNFGAGVLSLVSLTCSVIWGLIAQDRLILNTRQRIVAQGIHRVTAVGSIAFLLVHITIKLALDHTVLIAALIPFSLGVKGSAGLIGLGSLAGLLMIFVGITGALRNQFAAPAPVAARWRAMHMLAYPALCAALIHGLYAGRAAKPFFMVSYELCLVAVGAALALRAAPHPFKRKVADRILAILGEGGGAGGRMAREDLTASRAALSENSLPGFAPRPAQQSSGAPFVPPQRTPSPEQSLYQTPVDPAAAADATSGFAAAYRAVSGTPGANPAGAAPTERIQMPMDMQPTETFPRADAGGSTSGSWPIPSPPPVGEAPRSAYDPLADTGYNIPVYDNSATGGYVTSDVYNNGETNPAFGTYNTNDTYDSGPTPDVLPGAFDAPGSGEPWNAPSGGFK from the coding sequence ATGAACCCTCGTCGCAGTGGCAGCACGCTTCCCCGACCGGGCCGCTCGGCCTACGGGGTGGCGACGGCTGCCGTCCTGCTGCTCATACCCGTGGTCGTGCTGGCCGGAGGCAACCGAGTCCAGGACTTCCTCAACTTCGGTGCGGGCGTCCTGTCGCTCGTCTCCCTCACGTGTTCGGTCATCTGGGGCCTCATCGCCCAGGACCGGCTCATCCTCAACACGCGTCAGCGGATCGTGGCACAGGGCATCCACCGGGTGACGGCCGTCGGCTCGATCGCGTTCCTCTTGGTGCACATCACCATCAAACTGGCACTGGACCACACCGTCCTGATCGCCGCGCTGATCCCCTTCAGTCTGGGCGTCAAGGGCAGCGCCGGACTCATCGGCCTCGGCTCCCTGGCCGGGCTGCTCATGATCTTCGTGGGCATCACCGGCGCACTGCGCAACCAGTTCGCGGCCCCGGCACCGGTCGCGGCGCGCTGGCGCGCGATGCACATGCTGGCGTACCCGGCCCTGTGCGCGGCGCTGATCCATGGCCTCTACGCGGGACGGGCGGCGAAGCCGTTCTTCATGGTGTCCTACGAGCTGTGCCTGGTCGCGGTCGGCGCGGCCCTCGCCCTGCGCGCGGCTCCCCACCCCTTCAAGCGCAAGGTCGCCGACCGGATCCTGGCGATCCTCGGCGAGGGCGGCGGCGCCGGTGGCCGCATGGCCCGCGAGGACCTGACGGCATCCCGTGCCGCCCTGTCGGAGAACTCCCTGCCGGGCTTCGCCCCGCGTCCCGCGCAGCAGTCCTCGGGCGCCCCCTTCGTACCCCCGCAGCGCACGCCGTCCCCCGAGCAGTCGCTGTACCAGACCCCGGTCGACCCCGCTGCCGCCGCGGACGCGACGTCCGGCTTCGCGGCCGCCTACCGGGCCGTCTCGGGCACGCCCGGCGCGAACCCCGCCGGCGCGGCCCCGACCGAGCGCATCCAGATGCCCATGGACATGCAGCCGACGGAGACGTTCCCCCGCGCCGACGCCGGTGGCAGCACGTCGGGCAGCTGGCCCATCCCCTCGCCGCCGCCGGTCGGTGAGGCACCCCGCTCCGCGTACGACCCGCTCGCCGACACGGGATACAACATCCCCGTCTATGACAACTCGGCCACCGGCGGGTACGTCACGAGTGATGTGTACAACAACGGTGAGACGAACCCCGCCTTCGGTACGTACAACACCAACGACACGTACGACAGCGGTCCCACGCCTGACGTACTGCCGGGCGCCTTCGACGCTCCTGGCTCCGGTGAACCATGGAACGCCCCTTCCGGAGGCTTTAAGTGA